In Thermothelomyces thermophilus ATCC 42464 chromosome 2, complete sequence, a single window of DNA contains:
- a CDS encoding L-threo-3-deoxy-hexulosonate aldolase → MTVANGTANGAASGSSQATRRPLPCGIYAPTMTFFDPETEDLDIPTIKKHAERLVRDGLVGLVTMGSNGEAVHCTREEKLAVTRATREALDAAGFTQTPIIIGATEGSVRGTVELCKLARDAGADYALLLPPSYFRFLMDEEAVHDYFVAVADESPLPLILYNYPGAVAGIDMDSDLLIRLAQHPNIVGTKFTCGNTGKLTRVALATDAKTPSSEGSGYMAFGGMCDFTVQTLASGGSGIIAGGANVMPKVCVRVWDLYAAGKTDDAIALQRVLSRGDWVLTKSAIAGTKSAIQSYFGYGGYPRRPLKRLDKARVAAIEEGLREVMEIEKSL, encoded by the coding sequence ATGACTGTCGCCAACGGCACTGCCAATGGCGCcgccagcggcagcagccagGCCACTCGGAGGCCCCTGCCATGCGGCATCTACGCGCCCACCATGACCTTCTTCGACCCGGAAACCGAAGACCTCGACATCCCGACCATCAAGAAGCACGCGGAGCGCCTCGTGAGGGACGGCCTCGTGGGCCTCGTCACCATGGGCTCCAACGGCGAGGCGGTCCACTGCACGCGGGAGGAGAAGCTGGCGGTGACCCGGGCGACAAGAGAGGCGCTCGACGCCGCCGGCTTCACGCAGACGCCCATCATCATCGGCGCCACCGAAGGCAGCGTCCGGGGCACCGTCGAGCTGTGCAAGCTCGCCCGGGACGCGGGGGCCGACTACGCCCtcctgctgccgccgtccTACTTCCGCTTCCTGATGGACGAGGAGGCCGTGCACGACTACTTCGTCGCCGTGGCCGACGAGAGCCCGCTCCCGCTCATCCTGTACAACTACCCCGGCGCCGTGGCCGGCATCGACATGGACTCGGACCTCCTCATCCGCCTCGCCCAGCACCCCAACATCGTCGGCACCAAGTTCACGTGCGGCAACACGGGCAAGCTGACCCGCGTCGCCCTCGCCACCGACGCCAAGACGCCCTCCTCCGAAGGGTCCGGCTACATGGCCTTCGGCGGCATGTGCGACTTCACCGTCCAGACCCTCgccagcggcggcagcggcatcatcgccggcggcgccaaCGTCATGCCCAAGGTCTGCGTGCGCGTCTGGGACCTCTACGCCGCCGGCAAGACCGACGACGCCATCGCCCTCCAGCGCGTCCTCTCCCGCGGCGACTGGGTCCTCACCAAGTCGGCCATCGCCGGCACCAAGTCGGCCATCCAGTCCTACTTTGGCTACGGCGGCTACCCGCGCCGGCCGCTGAAGCGGCTCGACAAGGCCCGGGTGGCCGCCATCGAGGAAGGGCTGAGGGAGGTGATGGAGATCGAGAAGTCGTTATGA
- a CDS encoding D-galacturonic acid reductase produces the protein MQPLNVLMVGTGEYTTGFVGGGASGSDKKVGVVGLTLFDLRRRGKVGKLSMAGVNGKKFPAIREHLYKNISLVYNNLDTSFESYPADDVVDPEAYKKAIDALSPGDAITIFTPDTTHYPIALYAIERGIHVLITKPAVKLLEHHLALLEAAEKHGVYVYIEHHKRYDPAYWDARARARKLGDFNYFYSYMSQPKFQLETFKAWAGIDSDISYYLNSHHVDICDSMVSQLGYVPVKVSASASKGVAVSMGCHESTEDTISLLVQWEKKDDRSKKATGVYTASWTAPQKAGVHSNQYFHYLARDGEITVNQAKRGYDVAEDAAGQLVWYNPFYMRYAPDEDGNFNGQSGYGYVSFEKFVDGCRAINAGKLKPADLDAKGLPTLRNTIATTAILEAGRRSIDENREVRIESKDGVWKLV, from the exons ATGCAGCCCCTCAATGTGTTGATG GTCGGTACCGGCGAGTACACCACCGGCTTTGTCGGCGGTGGTGCCTCTGGGTCGGACAAGAAGGTCGGAGTCGTGGGCTTGACCTTGTTTGACCTCCGGCGACGAGGCAAAGTAGGCAAACTTTCGATGGCAGGCGTCAATGGGAAGAAGTTCCCAGCAATCC GGGAGCACCTCTACAAGAACATCTCTCTGGTTTACAACAATCTGGACACCTCGTTTGAATCTTACCCGGCCGACGATGTCGTGGACCCCGAGGCATACAAGAAGGCCATTGACGCCCTCTCCCCCGGCGATGCCATCACCATCTTCACTCCGGACACGACCCATTACCCCATCGCCCTCTACGCCATTGAGAGGGGCATCCACGTCTTGATCACCAAGCCGGCCGTGAAGCTGCTCGAGCACCATCTTGCCCTGctcgaggcggccgagaagCACGGCGTTTATGTGTACATTGAGCACCACAAGCGATATGACCCTGCCTACTGGGACGCAAGGGCCCGGGCCCGGAAACTCGGCGACTTCAACTACTTCTACAGCTACATGTCGCAGCCCAAGTTCCAGCTCGAGACGTTCAAGGCGTGGGCCGGGATCGACTCGGACATCTCGTATTATCTCAACAGCCACCACGTCGACATCTGCGACTCCATGGTGTCCCAGCTGGGATACGTCCCGGTCAAGGTCTCGGCTTCGGCGTCCAAGGGCGTCGCGGTCAGCATGGGGTGCCACGAGTCGACCGAGGACACCATCTCCCTGCTGGTCCAAtgggagaagaaggacgaTCGGTCCAAGAAGGCCACGGGCGTGTACACGGCCTCGTGGACGGCTCCGCAGAAGGCCGGCGTGCACTCGAACCAATACTTCCACTACCTCGCCAGGGACGGCGAGATCACCGTCAACCAGGCCAAGCGCGGCTACGACGTGGCCGAGGACGCCGCCGGCCAGCTGGTGTGGTACAACCCGTTCTACATGCGCTACGCTCcggacgaggacggcaaCTTCAACGGCCAGAGCGGCTACGGCTACGTCTCGTTCGAGAAGTTCGTGGACGGCTGCCGGGCCATCAACGCCGGCAAGCTGAAGCCCGCCGACCTGGACGCCAAAGGCCTCCCCACGTTGAGGAACACCATTGCGACGACAGCTATTCTCGAGGCCGGGCGGCGGAGTATTGACGAGAACAGGGAGGTCAGGATCGAGTCCAAGGACGGGGT